The window ttacttctcgaaaaaactctctgttattacaaagagttttgaaggagagcccctggttcacccctccccgattaaagaggtccagttagttggttggaggaagcccagggaaggggttgtcaagttgaatatgGATGGCTcatgccttagtaatggcagaattgctgctggtggagttcttcgggatgctggtggcgcctggctggctgagTTTatccataacttaggtacgggctcctcctttactgcggagctctgggggatcttgtctggcattaaatcgccattcgcatgggtgttaaaagactttcggtggagtctgacaatttggaggctatcaacaggatttcggatagacaggctgtttgtcttaaaagtcagaatctcattaaagccatcttgaggcttcgtcctgccttcgattctcttaccttctcccatatttatagggagcaaaaccgcgtggcggatcgcttggcagctgctggacatggggggatgttagatGTTAGTATTATATTTAAAGATAGTATTTATCACTTTATAAAATCAAGAGAATCGTTTCTTTTACAAAATTTTAAGtagatttttatatttaatatcaattcaaaatatttataaagatatTAGTGATTtaaaaaagggttaattataaataactaccatgtggtttgaccgatttgcgatgtggtacctgtggtatttttttttttttttttgcaaataccTCCCTGTGGTTGTCGCTGTTATACAAATCAAGGAAACGGCAGAAAATCTGTTAAATCACAGGGGCaatttgggaaagaaaaattttgacttttttttcttaatttttaagttgacttcatcttcttcttcctctatttcctcttcttcttcttccattttctcctcttcttcctttcttttcttcttctttttcttctcttcatcttccccttttttcttttttttctttttttaattctggaaattccagaaatctggaaattccagacgtgAAGAACGTCTCCAGACGTTCTTCACGTCTGGAATTTCCATAAATCTGAAATCAGATTtctagaaattccagaattagaaaaaaaaaaagaaaaaaaaggaagaagaagagaagagaagaagaagaagaagaagaagaagaagaagaagaaaattaacGATGAAGGTgagaggaggagagagaaaaaaattaaaaaatcgaatttcctaaattgtctCTTTGCCACGTCAGCTTTTTAACAGATTTTCTGCCGTCTCCTTGATTTGTATAACGGCGACAACCACAAGGAggtgtttacaaaaaaaaaaaaaacacagataccacatcgcaaatcggccaaaccacagtgtagttatttgtaattaactctAAACAAACGAAACCTTAAAcgattatttgtaattaactctAAACAAACGAAACCTTAAACGACATTGCTTGAGAGTAACTATATTAACAGATATCCATTTGGGGATTCTCTTCCTCGTGGTATTAGTTTCAAGCTTCCAGCTTCAGCTGATTAAAGAATATCGCTTTCTCCTCCATTAACAAAATCCATGACACTATCAAGTAATCTTTTTGCCTCAATCGACATGGGCACAAATTCCTTCAAACTTTTAATAATCCAAGCAAACCAATCAGGCAAATTCCTCACAATCGATCGCCATAGAAACCCTGTATGCCTCGGCCGCGAATCTTCCGCTTCCATCTCCCCTGAATCTCTTCTTCGCGCTCTTAACTGTCTCCGAGAATTCCACCACATTCTCAAATCCAACGACATCTCTCCCCATCGGACTCGCTGCGTCGCCACTGCAGCAATTCGTAGTGCAGATAACGCAATTGACCTCCGGAAGGCAATTCACGAAAGCACCGGATTGAATGTCGTCGTTTTATCTGGTGAAGAGGAGGCAAGGTATGTCTATTTGGGTGTACTTAAATTTCTCCCAGTTTTTGAAAAAAGAGTGTTAGTTGTGGATATTGGAGGTGGGTCTACTGAGTTTGTAATTGGGGAGAAAGGGAATGTTATTTTGGGGGTTTCTTTGAATCTGGGACATGTGAGTTTGTCTCAAAAGTTTGTTAGGGTTTCAGAAATTAGAGAGTTTGTTAGGAGTGTTATTAAACAATCTGGATTGGTAGACAAAGTTAAGGATTGTGGTTTTGAGAAGGTTGTTGGAACTTCAGGAACTATTAAGGCAATTGAGAAAGCTGTGTTTTTAGGCTACGGACATAATTATAGTCATGATAATGAAGTTCAATTTGGGGATTTTAAGAGGGATTGGAAGTTCAGTAAAGGAGAATTGAGTTGTGTAGTAGAAAAGTTGTGTAGAGATGGAGAGGGAGAGAGGGGTAGAAGAGAGGAGTTTTTTAAGAGAAGATCAGAGTTTATTATTGCTGGTGCAGTTTTATTGGAGGAGATATTTGAGTTGCTTAAAATTGAAGATATGGAGGTTTCTGGTTATGCTTTGGGAGAGGGTGTTATTGCTGAAACTTTGGCTGATGTGTTTGAGAGCTGTGATTTGATTGGTAATGGAAGGTGGAGTTCTGTTTTAAGGCTTGCAACAAGGTTTAGCGGCACGAAAATTAAATGCGCAGCACAATGTGCTAACATTGCCAATGTAACCTCAACTTCTTACTTTTCATGTTATGTTCTTAAGCATATAAATACTGGCACTATTTAGTCTTTGTGGATAGTGCATCTGAATTTGATTGCATGTTCTTTTAAATGCACATTGTTATATACTTCATCCGGTCTCAAATAGATGTCGTTTTAGGATTCTGAATTTGGtcttttttatatgtcgttttgtAATTCATGCAAACGGTTCTAATTAAGCCATAATATTTAAGAAGAAAGAGAATTTTGCTTAGAAAGTGGAGTTTTAGGAGATAAGTATTAAGGGTAGATTAGTCATTTTAACACTCTAATTAATAGTTTATTGGTCTTGGTGGAAAACCTTAAACGACATATATTAAAAACCGGAGGGAGTAATATATAGAAACCAGAACTTGTGGTTTTTGTTAAGGTACTAATTAGAATAAGAATTGAAAATTTATTCTTTAAGAATGAAAATTATTACACTTTTAGGCCTGTATAAGCAAAGGTTGTTTGCTTATTTATTTGTGCGAATAGTCTTGGAGCTTGTGCTTTTCGGATATGCATATGTGTGCGTTTCAGTGTAATTGAACCTCGTGTGATTTGAGAGTTACTTGGGCAAAGGATGAGATTTCCTTACTGTTGTACTAACTTGCCAATTTCTAATGAATTATGTGCTCCTCCTCGCCCGTGGATGTAGTCAAACTGAACCACGTAAATATTTTCTTCTGGTGATTGCATGTCTAATTTTTTGTTCTGCATATCAAGCTTATTATAATCAATAACCGATCAAATTCCTATCCGATGCTAATGTACTAATGAATTGGTGATTGTGCAGGAGATTTTTGAGGGTCTAAGAAAGTGGATGAATGCTGAGGGTCAAGATGAAATTAATCTCCACTTGGATGAAAAAGATCTTGAATGTCTTGAAGCTGCCTGTTTGCTTCACAATATAGGGCTATGTGCTGGTAAAAAGGGTTACCATAAGCAGACTCATCAAATTATTATGGTATAAATTTTGTTTTACTTAGTAACGTAAGCAAATGCCAAGAAATGT is drawn from Euphorbia lathyris chromosome 9, ddEupLath1.1, whole genome shotgun sequence and contains these coding sequences:
- the LOC136205743 gene encoding uncharacterized protein isoform X3: MTLSSNLFASIDMGTNSFKLLIIQANQSGKFLTIDRHRNPVCLGRESSASISPESLLRALNCLREFHHILKSNDISPHRTRCVATAAIRSADNAIDLRKAIHESTGLNVVVLSGEEEARYVYLGVLKFLPVFEKRVLVVDIGGGSTEFVIGEKGNVILGVSLNLGHVSLSQKFVRVSEIREFVRSVIKQSGLVDKVKDCGFEKVVGTSGTIKAIEKAVFLGYGHNYSHDNEVQFGDFKRDWKFSKGELSCVVEKLCRDGEGERGRREEFFKRRSEFIIAGAVLLEEIFELLKIEDMEVSGYALGEGVIAETLADVFESCDLIGNGRWSSVLRLATRFSGTKIKCAAQCANIANEIFEGLRKWMNAEGQDEINLHLDEKDLECLEAACLLHNIGLCAGKKGYHKQTHQIIMNCDCLHGYSTEEVKLIALLARHHRKKFPKFDRSTSDLISEESKQRFIILCVIIRISVILQQNYSLNCKDVKVLHNHEGVQLEANTKSGLPVREDVEKELRKELAHFGTVFQQPLLVEVLPCVEG
- the LOC136205743 gene encoding uncharacterized protein isoform X2, yielding MTLSSNLFASIDMGTNSFKLLIIQANQSGKFLTIDRHRNPVCLGRESSASISPESLLRALNCLREFHHILKSNDISPHRTRCVATAAIRSADNAIDLRKAIHESTGLNVVVLSGEEEARYVYLGVLKFLPVFEKRVLVVDIGGGSTEFVIGEKGNVILGVSLNLGHVSLSQKFVRVSEIREFVRSVIKQSGLVDKVKDCGFEKVVGTSGTIKAIEKAVFLGYGHNYSHDNEVQFGDFKRDWKFSKGELSCVVEKLCRDGEGERGRREEFFKRRSEFIIAGAVLLEEIFELLKIEDMEVSGYALGEGVIAETLADVFESCDLIGNGRWSSVLRLATRFSGTKIKCAAQCANIANEIFEGLRKWMNAEGQDEINLHLDEKDLECLEAACLLHNIGLCAGKKGYHKQTHQIIMNCDCLHGYSTEEVKLIALLARHHRKKFPKFDRSTSDLISEESKQRFIILCVIIRISVILQQNYSLNCKDVKVLHNHEGVQLVLKEANTKSGLPVREDVEKELRKELAHFGTVFQQPLLVEVLPCVEG
- the LOC136205743 gene encoding uncharacterized protein isoform X1, which produces MTLSSNLFASIDMGTNSFKLLIIQANQSGKFLTIDRHRNPVCLGRESSASISPESLLRALNCLREFHHILKSNDISPHRTRCVATAAIRSADNAIDLRKAIHESTGLNVVVLSGEEEARYVYLGVLKFLPVFEKRVLVVDIGGGSTEFVIGEKGNVILGVSLNLGHVSLSQKFVRVSEIREFVRSVIKQSGLVDKVKDCGFEKVVGTSGTIKAIEKAVFLGYGHNYSHDNEVQFGDFKRDWKFSKGELSCVVEKLCRDGEGERGRREEFFKRRSEFIIAGAVLLEEIFELLKIEDMEVSGYALGEGVIAETLADVFESCDLIGNGRWSSVLRLATRFSGTKIKCAAQCANIANEIFEGLRKWMNAEGQDEINLHLDEKDLECLEAACLLHNIGLCAGKKGYHKQTHQIIMNCDCLHGYSTEEVKLIALLARHHRKKFPKFDRSTSDLISEESKQRFIILCVIIRISVILQQNYSLNCKDVKVLHNHEGVQLVFWKVLKEANTKSGLPVREDVEKELRKELAHFGTVFQQPLLVEVLPCVEG